The Neovison vison isolate M4711 chromosome 13, ASM_NN_V1, whole genome shotgun sequence genome includes a region encoding these proteins:
- the LOC122893213 gene encoding olfactory receptor 4F3/4F16/4F29, with protein sequence MDGGNHSVVSEFVFLGLTHSWEIQLLLLVFSSVLYVAAMTGNILIVFSVTIDPHLHSPMYFLLASLSFIDLGACSATSPKMIYDLFRKRKVISFGGCIAQIFFIHVIGGVEMVLLIAMAFDRYVAICKPLHYLTIMSPRMCILFLVAAWALGIIHSLFQLAFIVNLPFCGPNVLDSFYCDLPRLLRLACTDTYRLQFMVTVNSGFICVGSFSILLISYIFILFTVWKHSSGSSSKALSTLSAHITVVLLFFGPTMFVYTWPHPKSQLDKFLAIFDAVLTPFLNPVIYTFRNKDMKAAMKRVCRQLVIYRKIS encoded by the coding sequence ATGGATGGAGGGAATCATTCGGTTGTGTCTGAGTTTGTGTTTCTGGGACTGACTCATTCATGGGAGATCCAGCTTCTTCTCCTGGTGTTCTCCTCTGTGCTCTATGTGGCAGCCATGACGGGAAACATCCTCATTGTGTTTTCTGTGACCATCGATCCTCACTTACATTCCCCCATGTACTTCCTACTGGCCAGTCTCTCTTTCATTGACTTGGGGGCCTGCTCTGCCACCTCACCCAAGATGATTTATGATCTTTTCAGAAAGCGCAAAGTTATCTCCTTTGGAGGCTGCATTGCCCAGATCttcttcatccatgtcattggtGGCGTGGAGATGGTGCTGCTCATTGCCATGGCCTTTGACAGATATGTTGCCATTTGTAAGCCTCTGCACTACTTGACCATCATGAGTCCACGGATGTGCATTTTGTTTCTGGTTGCTGCTTGGGCCCTTGGCATAATACACTCACTGTTCCAACTAGCATTTATTGTTAATTTACCCTTCTGTGGTCCTAATGTATTGGACAGCTTTTACTGTGACCTTCCTCGTCTCCTCAGACTGGCTTGTACAGATACCTACAGATTGCAGTTCATGGTCACTGTCAACAGTGGATTTATCTGTGTTGGTTCTTTCTCTATACTCCTCATCTCCTACATCTTCATCCTGTTTACTGTTTGGAAACATTCCTCAGGCAGTTCGTCCAAAGCTCTTTCTACGCTGTCAGCTCACATCACTGTGGTCCTTTTGTTCTTTGGTCCAACCATGTTTGTCTATACATGGCCACATCCCAAGTCACAACTGGACAAATTTCTTGCTATTTTTGATGCAGTTCTCACTCCTTTTCTGAATCCAGTCATCTACACATTCAGGAATAAGGACATGAAGGCAGCAATGAAGAGAGTATGCAGACAGCTAGTGATTTACAGGAAGATCTCATAG